ATTGTTAATGGAAAGTATAAATGATTTTTCTTTAGAAATTAAGGTAAACTCTTGAGAACCTTTAGAGTAATCAGGTTTACTCCATGCAGAAATAGTAAGACTAGAAATTTTATTAGTTGATGTAACATTTTCAATTTGTACAAAATCATTCTGATCTTTTAGAACAAGTGACGATGAAGTGTGTGTAGAATTTGTAAGCATTTCTGATTCTGTTTTATTAAATTGTAAAGACAGCATTGATTCGATGATTAATGGATCTAATGTTTTGGTTGATGTGGAGTTTGAAGGCGTTATGTAAACTGAGGGTGAACTAAAGGTAGGAGGAACAGTTGATGTGGAGTTTGAAGGCGCAGAAGCGGTTGATGTGGAGTTTGAAGGCGTTATGTAAACTGAGGGTGAACTAAAGGTAGGAGGAACAGTTGATGTGGAGTTTGAAGGCGCAGAAGCGGTTGATGTGGAGTTTGAAGGCGTTATGTAAACTGAGGGTGAACTAAAGGTAGGAGGAACATTTTCTGCGGAAATTTTGGTTGAATTCGATAAGATAACAGTAGTTGAATTAAATGAATCAATTTTACTTGTAGGAAGTATTGTAGAGTTTTGAGAGGGAATAGAAAAATTTTCAGAATCTTTGATAATACCATTAAATGAAAATTCTTCTGCAAAAGCTAATCCATAATATTGCTGTGAAATTAACAAGGGAGGGAAAAATGCTCCAGAAATTATAAGAAATATAGATAACAAAGAACTGGTTTGTTTGAAAAAAATATGTGATTTTTTATTTTCACTTCTCAGTAAGGCATATCCAGAAAGTGGAACTAGAAGGAAGAAGATATAATATGATTCTTCAATAGGTGGATTTTTTTGTAATTCCATTAGATTGTTAGAATGTGACATAATTTCTGGAGTAGGAATTTCAATAGAAGTATGGATTAAATTGAATTTTAATTCATTGAATTGTTTAGAAAATATCAAAGGCGGATTAGGAATATCATTGATAAAAGTTAATGCTAATGAATCTAATGTGATTGTAGGTGTTTTGCTTTTTGAATTTATGACGGGTTTGGTTCTCTCAAAAATTCTCTCAAGAGTGGTATCAACATCATTTATTATTTTTATAAAACCAAAATTTTGATTATTTTTATCATTTGTATTAACACTGATTTGGTCATTAATGTTAACAAATTTTATTGTATGTTCATTCATATTATTACCATTAGTTTTTAATGAAAGATTCTCTGTTAGATGAATCTGGAAAATTTTTGAAGTTTGTTCAATATCTAAATTTTGTAAATTATTAGAATTTTGTAATTCGCCAGATACAAAAATATTTGATGAAGAAATTATTGATGTTGATAAAATCAATACTAGGAAAATAATTTTTATTTTCAAATTACAAAACCTCTTAAAAATTTTAGACAGATATTAGAAAATATGAAAAATTTTAAATTATTATTTAACAATCTTATTCACAAATATTTAAGAGATTTTGCACTTAAGAGGCTGGGAACACATGAGGCAGATCTGTTGCCAATAAGGAATTTTCTTGAATTTTCATTACCAAAATGGCAAGAGAATAATCGTTCATTTTCAAGAATTTTAAATTCAAAAAAATATTATAGTGATAAAATAATTAAAGATATGCTAAACAGGTTAGCAATTATTGTTTTTATTTTATTTTTAATTCCAATTTTTAGCACAAATGTTTTTTCTGAAGATGTTAATGAATTAATTAAGATTGCAAAAGAATTTGAAAATGATGACAAGAATAATGATGCCATGGTGTATTTCGATAAGGTATTGGATATAGAACCAGATAATATAGAAGCACTTAATGGAAAAAGTAGGATATTGCTATTTGAAAAAAAATTTGATGTAAGTAGAGAATTTGCTGAAAAAGCTTTAGAGATAGATAACAAGAATTTATCAGCATTAGTAAACATAGGTATTGGATTAGGATTTCAAAATTATTTTGATGATTCACAAAAATATTTTGATAGAGCATTAGAGATAGATGGAAATCATACAGATGCATTAGTTAACAAAGCTACATTATTAATTAAACAAAAAAAAGAATATCAATTAAGTGCTGAACTTTTAGAAAAAGCACTTGATATTGATCCAGATAATGTATATGCATTACAAAATCTTCGTTTAGCGTTTCATGAAATGCCAACAAAAAGATTTGATGGTATTATACAAACAGTTATGCGAGATAAAGATGGGAATCTTATTGGTTATAGTGAAAGTGATAGAATAACAATTACAGAGTATGTTCCAAGAGATTTTTTTACAGCAATTGGATTAAATTCGACAATGAAGGTTGATGAAAATATTGATAGTATTATATTAGTCAAAGAGGGAAATAGAAGATTTCTACAGGAATATAAGGAATTCATTACCAGGACTGGAGAAGGAATGTTTTATTTGAGTTCACATGATATAGGCAATGCAACTTTGAATGTGTTGAATGCAAGAACCCATGGCCATTTTCAAGAACCAGAGGACAAGATATCAAGTAGATGGATATTGGTTGTGCCTAAAAGTTTTATGAGCAAATAATAGACCAACACCAATTGCAAAAAATACTATAAATGGCTGAAGTCTATATGGATTTAATTGATAATTGAGTAGTCCTACTAAAAGTGGTCCTGTTAACAGTATTCCAGCAATTAAAATTTGAAAAGAATCTGCATATTTTATTCCCTGTTGTGATTTTTTATATAGTAAAAAACTAACTGGTAACAATGACATCATAATGAATAGATCATATCTAAGTTGGTATGAAAGTACAGTGAATCCTGAAAAGAATTTGGGCGGATGCCAAACAAAATTTTCTGGTTGTAGACTCGATGCAGGGACTAGAAATAAAATCAAGATTGAAATTCCCGTAAACAATAGTGAATAAGGAATTAATGCAATAATTTTATTTTTTTTTGTTTCCGAGTTTGTTAGTATATAGAGAATATTTAAAGGAAAATACATTAAAGTAAGTGGTTTTGCGAAAAAAGAAAGAACATAACTTATAGAAGACAAAGGCCAGGCTTTGTGAATAAGATACAAAGATAAGACATAAAACAATGTCCAGAAGTTGGAATATGTAATAATTGTGTCATATTCTCTAAAAATATAGCTTTGAACAATTACAAGCACGGATATAAGACCTGTATAATTTTTTGATGTAAGTTTATTTGTAAAAAAATAGCTTACAATTAATAGTGAAATACTAGCAAAAAATGGTATTACTCTCATATTTTCAAAAATTAAATCAGATGCAACCAAAAAAAATAATTTTGTATGTAATGCAGAAATATTTTCAAAAAATGTATCAGACTTGCCCCAGACTTCTAAGTCGCTGATTACATTTTTTCGATCAGGTATGATTTCAGGTTCAAGTATCTCCCCATAACTAAATACTATGTAAACAGATAATATTACAATTAAACACAGTAATGATTTGTTTTTTGATATATCAAAATGTTTTAGAATATCTAAAACAGAGTTGAAATATCTTAATTTTTTCTTTTGAAATAATACATAAGTTACAAAGAATATGAAGTTAATAGAAATGAAAGGAATTGAAAATACACCTAATTCAAAAGGATCTATTGAAGGAATGGATGTTCCACTAGAAGATCTGATTATAAGTGCTGGAAAAACTACAGAAATTTGATAAAAAAATATTATTGTGAAACTAAAAATGAAAATTATTTTTGAATAAATTTTGTTTATCAATGCTAATCATTAAAAATAAAAGGAAAAAAAGTTGTTCCTTAAGGAACTAATCAGAAGTGATTGTCCAAGTGATTACTAGATCATCAGTTGCAGTAGTTAATGGAGCT
Above is a window of Nitrosopumilus sp. K4 DNA encoding:
- a CDS encoding tetratricopeptide repeat protein — its product is MKNFKLLFNNLIHKYLRDFALKRLGTHEADLLPIRNFLEFSLPKWQENNRSFSRILNSKKYYSDKIIKDMLNRLAIIVFILFLIPIFSTNVFSEDVNELIKIAKEFENDDKNNDAMVYFDKVLDIEPDNIEALNGKSRILLFEKKFDVSREFAEKALEIDNKNLSALVNIGIGLGFQNYFDDSQKYFDRALEIDGNHTDALVNKATLLIKQKKEYQLSAELLEKALDIDPDNVYALQNLRLAFHEMPTKRFDGIIQTVMRDKDGNLIGYSESDRITITEYVPRDFFTAIGLNSTMKVDENIDSIILVKEGNRRFLQEYKEFITRTGEGMFYLSSHDIGNATLNVLNARTHGHFQEPEDKISSRWILVVPKSFMSK